A segment of the Carya illinoinensis cultivar Pawnee chromosome 1, C.illinoinensisPawnee_v1, whole genome shotgun sequence genome:
CTTACGAAGGAAAATACTaccaatcctttttttttttttttccccgcaTGCAGTTTTCAAACCCAACCCAAAGTGGCTACAGAAATATATGgttattttaagaaatgaacAATGATTTTCACCAAGGAaaatcttcttttcttctttcaccACTCTTGGAGATGGTAGACTGTTATAATATGTCCGTTACTCTCAGATGGTTTAATtaaaacacacacatatatacatatattaatatagatagatagatagatagatcaAATTCGGTGTTGGAAGGCGATTCTATCAAATAAATTCAACATATCACAcaaatcaatttataatttttgtaagtcTCTTgatctaaaatttcttttcttaatgtCACCTCTTGGGTTTCGCAATTTGCAATGGGACCACGAAGGTCATATCACCTTTGGACTCAGTACTCCTCCctttctaattttttcattaaaaaaatacaagaaaagacATTTCTAGTTTTTTCAAACAATTATCAAAAGGGTGGTTTGGTAAGTTCAGCTCATGTAGTTTTGTATCTAGTTGTGAAGAAACTGATGCAGTCATGTGGGAAGCGAACAGGAGATCGTATCGATTTGAGAGCTCATCCCCTTCATTTAAACAGCCTCGGAGCTTTGCAGATATCATAGGAAGAGAAATAGAGAGCTGAAAGAAGGATAAAGAGAAGTAAACTACCCATGGTTTCTAGGGAGCACAAGAGGGCAGCTCTGCATGAGAAGCTGCAACTACTTCGTTCCATTACCAACTCTCATGCTGTAATTTCCTGCATTCTTTTCTCAGGCCTTGCTTCCATTGCTTAATTTCTTCTTACCTATTTTCACGGATTAGGTCCTTTTATATCAGAGTAGTTTCTTCTTATGTTGTctctattttttgttatttgtcgCTGATGACACAGTTTAGAGAACTATATATAAGAGTTTCTAGATGCATTAATATAGGTAAGTAGTTAAATTagttcctagctagctagctagatgtaatcatatataaaacaaGTACGGGTATTGATATCAGCAACCGAGAtaacgatttttttttaaaatatcaatctTCTGGGACATTTGCAATACTTAAGTTAATTCCATCgtgaaggaaaataaaattttcgcTAAATCACGAGTTACGGTACTTTTGCATGCTTGGCAGCTTAACGAGACCTCAATCCTAGTAGATGCATCAAAGTACATCGAAGAGCTAAAACAGAAAGTGGAGAGATTGAATCAAGATATAACGAGTGATCAACAGACCTCAAGAGACCAAAATCCGTTGCCTGTGGTATATTCTAGCATCTCCTCTTTCTTCTCCCCCACCCCAACCACTTCCGATTCAcattcttgatcttcttcttcttcttacttttaacatttttatttgcCTTATATACCTACCTAGTAATTTATCTTGAGTTCTGTTTCCACAGGCTACGGTGGAAACCCTAGACAAGGGATTCCTAATAAAGGTGTTATCAGAGAAAAGTTGCCCAGGCCTGCTCGTCTCCATACTGGAAGCCTTTGAAGAACTGGGTCTTAATGTTCTGGAAGCTAGGGTTTCTTGTGCAGATAATTTCCAGTTACAAGCAGTTGGAGGAGAAGTAAGCTGTCAATAAATTTATGTCTAAGACATACTTATACCGGGCTCGTTAACTCTGCATgtactctgtgtgtgtgtgtgtattttctCTTTAACTAGCGAAGTAAGAGTGCcgatattttttctttcagaaTGAAGAACAAGCCGAAAGTAGCATTGATGCTGAAGTGGTGAAAGAAACAGTGGAGCAGGCTATTAAGAATTGGAGTGGAAGTATTGAACAAGAATAATCAAACATCCGTATAcatcttttgcttttactaaatttctcctttttttttttttttggttaagaaAACAGtatccaattttattgataaatctTGCTTGTCGCGAAAGAATACCGTGATTACATCTTTCTCGTCGTTGAGGAATACCGTGATtacatctttttatttattattacgtGGTCAATGTTGTTAATCCAGAACCAATTAGCTTCTAAATTGAATTAGAAATTGGATGAAGATCAATAGCAAACACCAAGTAAACAAATCACGTACTCTCCCTTTACCAGAAACATACATGATCTTATTAGGCCGTCAGTATGTGCTGCGAAACTTTGCTTTTATATTGCATGCGCGAGTACAGGATTTCTCGTGCTGAGATGACTCGTTCCATATGCTTATAGTCCTGTACTTAATTTGTAGGCAGGGCTTAATATTGCTTAGTTTCTGATGGAATCTATCTGCAGATCTACTTAATTGAGGCTTCGGGTATTCTTTCTCATGACCAACTTTTTTATCGTCGTGTGGTAAATAAGATATCATGTAATTCGATCCCATTTATGTCTTTTAGGGACTGGGTGAAAAGAACTTAATCGTATATTAGATTGTTAGTCGTTTTCCTATCATCCTGGACAGAT
Coding sequences within it:
- the LOC122292465 gene encoding uncharacterized protein LOC122292465 — its product is MVSREHKRAALHEKLQLLRSITNSHALNETSILVDASKYIEELKQKVERLNQDITSDQQTSRDQNPLPVATVETLDKGFLIKVLSEKSCPGLLVSILEAFEELGLNVLEARVSCADNFQLQAVGGENEEQAESSIDAEVVKETVEQAIKNWSGSIEQE